Proteins encoded together in one Yersinia mollaretii ATCC 43969 window:
- the norW gene encoding NADH:flavorubredoxin reductase NorW yields the protein MSESITIIGSGFAARQVVKNLRKLAPQVPIQMIAADSGVDYNKPDLSHVFSHQQSADDLTRLSAEQFAADNNLTLLIDTPVTAIDRQAKQIVCGDHTFGYHQLVLAMGAAAIVPTIPGHELIFTFNSQHEYRQHQESLQQARRILVLGGGLIGAELAMDLQRGGKQVVLVDKAHHLLASAMPVEISSRLQHRLSQMGMTLAFNQELLRVEQCADGLRVVLSGGQVYLVDAVIAAIGLAPETALAAAAGLETQRGIRVNNQLRTSDPAIFALGDCAEIEGRVLPFLQPILVGAMTLAKNLLGGAECLTLPPMLVKVKTPDLPLYFAGEASRGDLHWAITLTPQGMVARGVDDAQQLRAFVVTEAQTQLAFSLLRELSA from the coding sequence GCCTATCCAGATGATCGCCGCCGACAGTGGCGTGGATTATAACAAACCGGATTTGAGTCACGTGTTCAGTCACCAGCAGAGTGCGGACGATCTGACCCGTCTGTCAGCCGAACAGTTTGCGGCTGACAATAACCTCACTCTGCTCATTGACACCCCCGTGACCGCCATCGATCGGCAGGCAAAGCAGATTGTGTGCGGCGATCACACCTTTGGCTATCACCAACTGGTGCTGGCGATGGGGGCGGCCGCCATTGTCCCCACGATACCGGGTCATGAGTTGATATTCACTTTCAACAGCCAACATGAGTATCGGCAACATCAGGAGAGCTTGCAGCAAGCGCGGCGTATTTTGGTGTTAGGTGGCGGATTGATTGGCGCAGAGTTGGCGATGGACTTACAACGCGGCGGCAAGCAGGTAGTTCTGGTGGATAAAGCCCATCACCTGCTCGCCTCCGCCATGCCAGTGGAGATCAGCAGCCGATTGCAGCATCGCCTCAGCCAAATGGGTATGACTCTGGCGTTTAATCAGGAGTTACTCCGCGTGGAGCAATGCGCCGATGGGCTACGAGTGGTGTTGAGTGGCGGGCAAGTTTACCTCGTTGATGCGGTGATTGCGGCGATCGGCTTAGCCCCTGAAACCGCCCTCGCTGCTGCTGCGGGCCTTGAGACGCAGCGCGGTATTCGGGTTAATAATCAATTGCGCACCTCTGATCCCGCGATCTTTGCTCTGGGTGATTGTGCGGAGATTGAGGGGCGGGTTCTGCCCTTCTTGCAGCCCATCTTGGTGGGCGCGATGACACTGGCAAAAAATCTGTTGGGCGGCGCGGAGTGCCTGACTCTGCCGCCGATGTTAGTCAAAGTCAAAACACCGGATCTGCCACTCTATTTCGCCGGGGAAGCTAGCCGTGGTGATCTCCACTGGGCGATCACCCTAACACCACAGGGCATGGTGGCCCGTGGTGTCGATGACGCGCAGCAGTTACGGGCTTTCGTGGTGACTGAGGCACAAACGCAGCTCGCGTTTTCGCTGCTACGTGAACTGAGCGCTTAA
- a CDS encoding succinylglutamate desuccinylase/aspartoacylase family protein: MKINHHKLPEHALSGQRQLTHFHFGQPGLGGKIYLQAGLHADELPGMLVLHYLKRLLSQAERRGEIQSEIIIVPLANPAGIAQVLLNSGIGRFDLVSGRNFNRDFPDLARLAEPRLASILSDKAKRPGDEKWLRQQIRAAMVAALHELPAPSEVVAIRQHLLQLACDADLVLDLHCDDHAILHLYADPAWRDQVETLAQFLAIDTVLLSQDSGGGSFDEACGLPWHRLAAQHPSLTQLAPACMAVTVELRGQQDVSHALASADAERIYHYLQHRGAITGPAPAMPQREIVMLPFTAGEIVSAPASGILLLLRQPGEWVGKNEVVAEIIDPITDTVKAVRAQAGGIIYASRRAPFVTLGAEVMKIAGKTPYDGGGGIAL; encoded by the coding sequence ATGAAAATCAATCATCATAAGTTACCTGAACATGCCCTCAGTGGGCAGCGTCAATTAACCCATTTTCATTTCGGCCAGCCGGGTCTTGGCGGAAAAATTTACCTGCAAGCCGGTCTCCATGCCGATGAACTGCCCGGCATGCTGGTTTTACATTATCTTAAAAGATTACTGAGTCAGGCGGAACGGCGCGGCGAAATTCAGAGTGAAATCATTATCGTGCCGCTGGCAAACCCGGCAGGTATCGCGCAGGTGCTGCTGAACAGTGGAATTGGCCGTTTCGATCTGGTCAGTGGCCGTAACTTCAACCGCGATTTTCCTGATCTGGCCCGCTTGGCAGAGCCTCGGCTGGCATCCATCCTGTCAGATAAGGCAAAGCGTCCGGGCGACGAAAAATGGCTGCGGCAACAAATCCGCGCCGCGATGGTGGCGGCACTGCATGAGTTGCCAGCCCCGAGTGAGGTGGTCGCCATCCGCCAACATCTGTTGCAGTTGGCCTGTGATGCTGATCTGGTGCTGGATCTCCATTGTGACGATCACGCCATCTTACATCTGTATGCCGATCCCGCTTGGCGTGATCAGGTGGAGACACTGGCACAGTTTTTGGCTATCGACACCGTGCTGTTGTCACAAGACAGTGGGGGCGGCTCTTTCGATGAAGCTTGCGGTTTGCCGTGGCATCGGCTGGCGGCGCAGCACCCGAGTCTCACTCAACTGGCCCCCGCCTGCATGGCGGTGACGGTCGAATTGCGCGGGCAACAGGATGTGAGCCATGCACTGGCCAGTGCGGATGCCGAACGCATTTATCACTATTTGCAGCACCGAGGCGCAATTACGGGGCCAGCGCCTGCCATGCCGCAGCGGGAGATTGTGATGTTGCCGTTTACGGCGGGTGAAATTGTCAGTGCGCCCGCCAGTGGCATTCTGCTGCTGTTACGTCAACCGGGTGAGTGGGTAGGCAAGAATGAAGTGGTGGCCGAAATCATTGACCCGATCACCGATACCGTCAAAGCGGTACGCGCCCAAGCGGGCGGGATTATCTACGCCAGCCGACGCGCGCCCTTTGTGACTCTTGGTGCAGAAGTGATGAAAATTGCAGGAAAAACCCCCTATGACGGGGGCGGAGGGATAGCATTGTGA
- a CDS encoding Lrp/AsnC family transcriptional regulator, whose amino-acid sequence MEKKARLDRIDKKILEILSQDGRISYQKLSEQVNLTARPCLERVRLLERAGIIRGYSALIELPEPEHAFVIQAQIALADHGQSQAAFEQEVRKTPEVLDCWLVGGSFDFLLRIGCRNMEHYRLLADNWLTSKKFRVDKIVTLTELQVIKRS is encoded by the coding sequence GTGGAAAAGAAAGCCCGGCTTGACCGAATTGACAAAAAAATCCTTGAAATACTGAGCCAGGATGGCCGCATCTCTTATCAGAAGCTGTCTGAACAGGTCAATCTGACCGCGCGCCCCTGTCTGGAGCGAGTGAGGCTACTGGAGCGCGCCGGTATTATTCGTGGCTACAGCGCTCTTATTGAGCTGCCGGAGCCGGAGCACGCCTTTGTGATTCAGGCACAAATTGCCCTTGCTGATCACGGTCAGTCTCAAGCCGCTTTCGAGCAAGAGGTGCGCAAAACACCCGAGGTGCTGGATTGCTGGCTGGTCGGCGGCAGCTTTGATTTTCTGCTGCGCATTGGCTGCCGCAACATGGAGCACTACCGCTTGCTGGCCGATAACTGGCTGACCAGCAAAAAATTTCGGGTCGATAAAATCGTCACCCTGACCGAGTTACAGGTGATCAAGCGATCTTGA
- a CDS encoding ABC transporter permease: protein MNLQTMLEAAPTFLYSDGSDTTGLAMTAKLFLLSVVPGMLLALLMAVGQAFGPRPLSWLIRSITYFFRSTPLYLQLMLIYYGLSQFDIVQLGWQDDQPFWLLFRDATFCATLALVLNTSAYVAELLAGMMVTFPRQEWVAGEAFGMSQGQIIRRLVLPATLRRGIPALNNEMVFLLHATSLASTVTLLDITGVARAFYASTYSPFIPFLMAAALYLLCTFMLIFLFSRAERRWLAFARHD, encoded by the coding sequence ATGAACTTGCAAACTATGCTGGAAGCCGCGCCAACCTTTTTATACAGCGACGGCTCTGATACCACTGGCTTGGCGATGACCGCCAAACTGTTTTTACTCTCAGTGGTGCCGGGCATGTTGCTGGCGCTGTTGATGGCAGTCGGGCAGGCATTTGGTCCACGGCCACTCTCTTGGCTGATCCGCAGCATCACCTACTTCTTCCGCAGTACGCCGCTCTATCTGCAACTGATGCTGATCTACTATGGCCTGTCGCAATTTGACATCGTGCAGCTAGGCTGGCAGGACGATCAACCGTTTTGGCTACTGTTCCGCGATGCCACCTTCTGCGCCACGCTAGCTCTGGTGCTCAATACCAGCGCCTATGTCGCGGAACTGCTGGCGGGCATGATGGTGACGTTTCCACGTCAGGAGTGGGTCGCGGGCGAGGCGTTTGGCATGAGTCAGGGGCAGATTATTCGTCGGCTGGTGCTGCCCGCCACACTGCGGCGTGGTATTCCGGCGCTGAATAACGAGATGGTCTTTCTGCTCCATGCCACCTCATTAGCCAGCACCGTCACCTTGCTGGATATCACCGGTGTGGCGCGGGCTTTCTATGCCTCGACCTATTCGCCGTTTATCCCATTTCTGATGGCCGCCGCGCTCTATCTGCTCTGTACTTTTATGTTGATTTTTCTGTTTTCGCGGGCAGAACGGCGCTGGCTCGCCTTTGCCCGCCACGATTGA
- a CDS encoding ABC transporter permease: MVIDYLPLLAQGAGLSLCVMLLSLAVALTLGLMNAVIKLFGPRWLRWISTGYTTLVRGIPELVIMLLLFFGGEMLVNGFLGLLGLGPVRFNTFISGVLAIGIVFGAYYTETFRGAFQTVDRGQLEAAVAYGMRPAQVFRRIMLPQMLSFAIPGINNNWLGLMKASALISILGLEDMVWLAEQAGRATQKPFLFYFLVAMIYMVITALSSWGFSLLARRYALSTSTAARAR, encoded by the coding sequence ATGGTCATAGACTATTTGCCATTACTGGCTCAGGGCGCAGGGTTATCACTGTGTGTGATGCTGCTTTCATTAGCGGTGGCACTCACCCTCGGGCTGATGAATGCGGTGATCAAACTGTTTGGCCCGCGCTGGCTGCGCTGGATATCGACTGGCTACACCACACTGGTGCGGGGTATCCCTGAGCTGGTGATTATGCTGCTGCTGTTCTTTGGCGGCGAAATGCTGGTGAATGGTTTCCTCGGCTTACTCGGCTTGGGGCCAGTGCGCTTCAACACCTTTATCTCTGGTGTGTTGGCGATTGGTATTGTGTTCGGCGCTTATTACACCGAAACCTTCCGGGGGGCATTTCAAACGGTGGATCGCGGCCAGCTAGAGGCGGCGGTGGCCTACGGAATGCGCCCAGCGCAGGTGTTCCGCCGTATTATGCTGCCGCAGATGCTCAGTTTTGCCATTCCGGGCATCAATAATAACTGGCTGGGATTGATGAAGGCGTCAGCACTGATCTCCATTCTGGGATTGGAAGATATGGTGTGGCTGGCAGAGCAGGCAGGGCGCGCGACACAAAAACCGTTCTTGTTCTACTTCTTGGTGGCGATGATCTACATGGTCATTACTGCACTCTCTAGCTGGGGCTTTAGCCTGTTGGCGCGGCGCTATGCGCTATCGACCTCCACTGCGGCGAGGGCGCGCTGA
- a CDS encoding ABC transporter substrate-binding protein produces MKKTLAALLTGLILSAPMLSAPVAAQTIETISFGVDGGYPPFDVLSPSGEITGFDIDIANALCDNLHAKCVFVKQPFESMIAALNARKFDAIIASLSITDERKKEVDFTDRYYRSAAQLVARKGSPLLPEVASLKGKTVGVQTGSIHETYAKKHWSGQGVKIVSYANQDNVYLDLLSGRINASLQDNIQAASSFIDTPRGQKFAFAGPVIQDETISSDVGIAVGKENPALRDALNGAIKAIRADGTYDAIQKKYFSFDIYGD; encoded by the coding sequence ATGAAAAAGACATTAGCGGCACTGCTTACTGGCCTGATACTTTCTGCACCGATGCTCTCTGCTCCGGTGGCGGCTCAGACGATTGAGACCATCAGCTTTGGTGTCGACGGGGGGTATCCTCCTTTTGACGTGCTCTCCCCCAGTGGTGAGATCACCGGATTTGATATCGATATCGCCAATGCGCTGTGTGACAATCTGCACGCCAAATGTGTCTTCGTGAAGCAGCCCTTTGAAAGTATGATTGCTGCTCTCAACGCCCGCAAATTCGATGCCATTATTGCGTCACTCAGCATCACGGATGAGCGCAAAAAAGAGGTCGATTTTACTGACCGCTACTATCGCAGTGCGGCGCAGTTAGTTGCGCGTAAAGGCAGCCCGCTGTTACCGGAGGTGGCGAGCCTGAAAGGCAAAACCGTCGGCGTGCAGACCGGATCGATTCATGAAACCTACGCGAAAAAACATTGGAGTGGACAGGGGGTGAAAATCGTCTCTTACGCCAATCAGGATAATGTCTATCTGGATCTGCTGTCCGGTCGTATTAATGCGTCGCTGCAAGATAACATTCAGGCCGCCAGTAGCTTTATCGACACGCCACGCGGGCAGAAATTTGCTTTCGCTGGCCCGGTTATCCAAGATGAAACCATCTCCTCTGACGTGGGTATTGCCGTCGGCAAAGAGAACCCGGCACTGCGCGATGCCCTGAATGGCGCAATTAAAGCTATCCGCGCTGATGGTACCTATGACGCTATCCAGAAGAAATATTTCAGCTTTGATATTTACGGCGACTAG
- a CDS encoding dimethylarginine dimethylaminohydrolase family protein, which translates to MHFTQAIARLPAETCGSGQTTSQLGAPDIAATGQQFLAYVDTLLRLGLKVTILPAAPAYPDAHFVEDTAVVMPELAVITHPGAPSRQGEVDTIEPLFTDRPVFRMSQRGHLDGGDVLLVDKQFFIGLTSRTDQAGIDEFTGAVARYGYQVTAIEVSAGLHLKSIVNYVGRNTLLLTEDYQHHPAFAAFDTIVIPEAESYAGNTLWINDTLITPQGYPDTLAQIEKLGMPIIQLNTSEFKKMDGGLTCLSLRF; encoded by the coding sequence ATGCACTTTACTCAAGCCATCGCCAGACTCCCCGCAGAAACCTGTGGTAGCGGCCAGACCACTTCCCAACTGGGCGCACCGGATATCGCGGCCACCGGTCAGCAGTTTTTGGCTTATGTGGATACCTTGCTGCGACTGGGGCTGAAAGTGACGATTTTACCTGCGGCTCCCGCTTACCCCGATGCGCACTTTGTTGAAGATACCGCCGTGGTGATGCCAGAACTGGCGGTGATCACTCACCCCGGTGCGCCGAGTCGTCAGGGGGAGGTGGACACCATCGAGCCGCTCTTCACGGATCGCCCGGTGTTTCGTATGAGCCAGCGCGGTCACCTTGATGGTGGCGATGTGCTGTTGGTGGATAAGCAATTCTTCATTGGGCTAACGTCCCGCACGGATCAGGCGGGCATTGATGAGTTTACTGGCGCGGTAGCGCGCTATGGCTATCAGGTGACCGCCATTGAAGTGAGTGCCGGACTGCACCTGAAATCCATTGTTAACTATGTAGGCCGCAACACTTTGCTGCTGACGGAAGATTACCAGCACCATCCGGCCTTTGCCGCGTTTGATACCATTGTGATTCCTGAAGCGGAGTCCTACGCCGGTAATACCTTATGGATCAATGATACGCTGATTACCCCGCAGGGTTATCCTGACACCTTGGCGCAAATTGAAAAACTGGGGATGCCCATCATCCAACTCAATACCAGTGAATTTAAAAAAATGGATGGCGGCTTGACCTGCCTCTCGCTTCGATTCTAA
- the arsC gene encoding glutaredoxin-dependent arsenate reductase yields the protein MSAITIYHNPACGTSRNTLELIRNSGNEPTVILYLETPPSRDELVTLILNMGITARALLRKNVEPYEALGLSDETFTDDELIDAMLAHPMLINRPIVVTSVGTKLCRPSEAVLDILPDPQQGPFSKEDGDIVIDQQGRRVMKGDGHQ from the coding sequence ATGTCAGCTATCACTATTTATCACAATCCGGCCTGTGGAACATCGCGTAATACGCTGGAACTTATCCGTAACAGCGGCAATGAACCGACCGTGATTTTGTACCTTGAAACACCCCCTTCACGGGATGAGCTGGTGACTTTGATTTTGAATATGGGGATCACTGCCCGTGCGCTGTTGCGTAAAAATGTAGAGCCTTATGAGGCGCTGGGTCTGTCCGATGAGACATTCACTGATGATGAATTAATTGATGCCATGCTGGCGCACCCCATGTTGATCAATCGGCCGATTGTCGTGACATCGGTTGGCACGAAACTGTGCCGACCTTCGGAGGCGGTGCTGGACATTTTACCTGACCCGCAACAGGGGCCATTTAGCAAAGAGGATGGGGACATCGTCATTGATCAGCAAGGGAGGCGGGTGATGAAAGGTGATGGACATCAATAG
- a CDS encoding arsenic transporter produces MWLAGAIFILTLILVIWQPKGLGIGWSAAMGAAMALLTGVVHVGDIPVVWQIVWNATATFIAVIIISLLLDKSGFFEWAALHVAHWGKGRGRWLFTYIILLGACVAALFANDGAALILTPIVIAMLLALGFSRGSTLAFVMAAGFIADTASLPLIVSNLVNIVSADFFQLGFNAYASIMVPVDIAAIIATLAMLHLFFRKDIPATYDVSKLKRPREAIRDMRTFKTGWVVLALLLVGFFVLEPLGVPVSAVAAVAALILWWVARRGQVIDTGKVLKEAPWQIVIFSLGMYLVVYGLRNAGLTVILSDVLNTFAHYGVWGATMGTGFLTAILSSVMNNMPTVLIGALSIDASTATGVVKEAMIYANIIGSDLGPKITPIGSLATLLWLHVLAQKNITITWGYYFRVGIIMTLPVLFVTLAALAIRLSFGVV; encoded by the coding sequence ATGTGGCTGGCCGGTGCAATTTTTATTTTGACCTTAATCTTGGTGATCTGGCAGCCCAAGGGGCTGGGCATCGGTTGGAGTGCAGCCATGGGGGCAGCAATGGCCTTGCTCACCGGAGTTGTCCATGTTGGTGACATTCCCGTGGTCTGGCAGATAGTCTGGAATGCCACCGCGACCTTTATCGCGGTGATCATCATTAGCCTGTTACTCGATAAATCAGGATTTTTTGAATGGGCGGCTTTGCATGTTGCCCATTGGGGAAAGGGGCGAGGCCGTTGGCTTTTCACCTACATCATCCTGCTGGGTGCCTGTGTTGCAGCCCTGTTCGCCAATGATGGTGCCGCATTGATCCTGACCCCCATTGTTATTGCGATGCTTTTAGCACTGGGTTTCAGCCGAGGATCCACGCTGGCCTTCGTCATGGCGGCGGGGTTTATTGCCGATACCGCCAGTTTGCCACTGATTGTCTCCAATCTGGTGAATATCGTCTCCGCCGACTTTTTCCAGCTCGGCTTTAACGCGTATGCCTCTATTATGGTGCCGGTCGATATTGCCGCCATCATTGCCACTCTGGCGATGCTCCATTTGTTCTTTCGCAAAGATATTCCCGCAACTTATGATGTGTCGAAGCTAAAACGCCCCCGTGAAGCTATCCGCGATATGCGCACCTTCAAAACGGGTTGGGTGGTTTTGGCTCTGTTACTGGTGGGCTTTTTTGTTCTCGAGCCACTTGGCGTGCCCGTCAGTGCGGTGGCTGCGGTTGCCGCCCTGATTCTCTGGTGGGTTGCTCGTCGGGGTCAGGTGATTGATACCGGAAAAGTGCTGAAAGAAGCGCCGTGGCAAATCGTGATTTTCTCGCTGGGGATGTATTTGGTGGTGTATGGCCTGCGCAACGCCGGGCTTACGGTTATCTTATCCGACGTGCTCAATACCTTTGCCCATTATGGTGTGTGGGGAGCGACGATGGGGACGGGATTCCTGACGGCGATACTGTCATCGGTGATGAATAACATGCCAACAGTACTGATCGGCGCACTGTCGATTGATGCCAGCACTGCCACGGGCGTCGTCAAGGAGGCGATGATCTACGCTAATATTATTGGCAGCGATCTTGGGCCGAAAATTACCCCCATCGGCAGTTTGGCAACCTTGCTGTGGCTGCATGTTTTGGCACAAAAAAATATCACCATCACTTGGGGCTACTATTTCCGTGTCGGCATCATCATGACGCTGCCAGTGCTCTTTGTCACACTGGCCGCTTTGGCGATCCGTTTATCCTTTGGCGTGGTGTAA
- a CDS encoding metalloregulator ArsR/SmtB family transcription factor: protein MPQLTPLQFFKLLSDETRLSILLLLRETGELCVCDITTAIQEAQPKISRHLAMLRESGVLLDRREGKWIYYRLSPHLAVWAANILAQASECQFVEVAQLVKRLQQSHGVCQ, encoded by the coding sequence ATGCCTCAGCTAACACCGCTTCAATTTTTCAAACTACTCTCCGATGAGACACGTCTGAGCATCCTGCTATTACTGCGGGAAACTGGCGAGTTGTGTGTGTGTGATATCACCACGGCGATTCAGGAAGCACAACCGAAGATCTCACGCCACCTAGCAATGCTCCGCGAGTCCGGCGTTTTGCTGGATCGCCGTGAGGGGAAATGGATTTACTATCGGCTATCCCCCCATCTGGCGGTTTGGGCGGCCAATATCCTTGCGCAGGCGTCAGAGTGCCAGTTTGTCGAAGTTGCCCAGCTCGTGAAACGCTTGCAACAGAGTCACGGTGTCTGTCAGTAG
- a CDS encoding nitrilase family protein, producing MTTSQLIAAATVQFQHQANNKQYNLLVIEKYIEQAALQHIQILAFPEMCITGYWHVPKLTADQVTALAEPIDSSPSIALVRALAVKHQMLIGVGLIELADDGRLYNAYVACMPDGSLHTHRKLHAFEHPAISSGDAYTVFDTPWGVKVGILICWDNNLVENVRATTLLGADILLAPHQTGGTNSRSPYGMKPIPVLLWEQRAEREEEMAAAIRGVNGREWLMRWLPARAHDNGLFILFSNCIGADDDEVRTGNAMILDPYGRIIEETWAAADMMVTAQLDLSLIPLSTGRRWIYGRRPELYTILTQRQGYERDAISARFSMEETGGGKE from the coding sequence GTGACAACGTCACAATTAATAGCAGCAGCAACCGTGCAGTTCCAGCATCAAGCCAATAATAAGCAATATAATCTGTTAGTGATTGAAAAATACATTGAGCAAGCGGCCTTGCAACATATTCAAATATTGGCTTTTCCCGAGATGTGCATTACCGGCTATTGGCATGTCCCTAAGCTGACGGCGGATCAAGTCACCGCCTTAGCTGAACCGATTGACAGCAGCCCCTCGATTGCCTTGGTCCGCGCTTTGGCGGTGAAACATCAGATGTTGATTGGCGTGGGGCTGATTGAGTTGGCAGACGACGGGCGGCTCTATAATGCCTATGTGGCCTGTATGCCCGATGGTTCTCTCCATACGCATCGGAAATTACATGCATTTGAGCATCCGGCGATCAGCAGCGGGGATGCTTACACGGTTTTTGACACCCCGTGGGGCGTTAAAGTGGGGATTCTCATTTGCTGGGATAATAATCTGGTCGAGAATGTTCGTGCGACCACGTTATTGGGGGCTGATATCCTATTAGCGCCACATCAGACTGGCGGGACAAATTCGCGTAGCCCGTATGGGATGAAGCCCATTCCGGTATTGCTGTGGGAGCAACGTGCGGAAAGAGAAGAGGAGATGGCCGCTGCGATTCGTGGCGTCAATGGTCGGGAATGGCTGATGCGTTGGTTACCGGCGCGCGCCCATGATAATGGCCTATTTATCCTATTCAGCAATTGTATTGGCGCGGATGATGATGAGGTGCGCACCGGTAATGCCATGATTCTCGACCCTTATGGCCGCATTATTGAGGAGACATGGGCGGCGGCTGACATGATGGTCACCGCGCAGTTAGATCTCAGTTTGATCCCACTCAGCACCGGGCGGCGCTGGATCTATGGCCGTCGCCCAGAGCTGTACACTATTTTGACTCAGCGACAAGGCTACGAGCGAGATGCGATTTCAGCAAGGTTCTCAATGGAGGAGACTGGGGGAGGTAAAGAGTAG
- a CDS encoding LysR family transcriptional regulator gives MNIKLLKAFVMLAKTGSYRESAQALYMTQPALTKQINLLESRLNIRLFSRGRHGAMLTPSGQQLLAQAEKMVNQSELFLQQAARVAKGIEGFLAIGFGLSTFYLAPHFIAKFRPQFPDVAITLEDIPSAQQMALLTQGELQIGFVRRPPRTPLHFHPLFEDRLVLVTPEKNALTPDEWLTRLPLLRLYTERGRGLNTQIDLYLQSNLLDIAVIQEVEDIQTILALVIAGLGVALLPQSVVHIAPPTINLMPLKGDALSWQVGIAWNDAILDLVRDNFIKMAISERCPPVSGTAAH, from the coding sequence ATGAACATCAAGCTGCTAAAAGCCTTTGTGATGCTGGCGAAAACGGGGAGCTATCGTGAGTCAGCGCAAGCGCTTTACATGACACAACCCGCACTGACCAAGCAGATTAATTTGCTGGAGTCGCGACTCAATATTCGCCTCTTTTCTCGTGGTCGCCATGGCGCGATGCTCACCCCCAGTGGTCAGCAATTGCTGGCGCAGGCGGAGAAAATGGTCAATCAATCTGAGTTGTTCTTGCAACAGGCGGCACGGGTGGCGAAGGGGATTGAGGGCTTTCTTGCCATCGGTTTTGGATTATCGACGTTCTATCTTGCCCCCCACTTTATCGCAAAATTTAGGCCGCAATTTCCCGACGTGGCGATCACGCTGGAGGATATTCCCTCTGCGCAGCAAATGGCGCTGTTAACCCAAGGTGAGTTGCAGATAGGTTTTGTTCGTCGCCCTCCTAGAACGCCCTTGCACTTTCATCCCCTATTCGAAGATCGTTTGGTGCTGGTGACACCGGAAAAAAACGCGCTAACGCCTGATGAGTGGTTAACCCGTCTGCCATTATTACGCCTCTATACTGAGCGAGGGCGTGGACTCAATACACAAATTGATCTCTACTTGCAGTCCAACCTGCTCGATATCGCGGTGATACAAGAAGTGGAAGATATCCAAACCATACTGGCGCTGGTGATTGCTGGCCTAGGGGTAGCCCTTTTGCCACAAAGTGTGGTGCATATCGCCCCGCCGACCATCAACCTCATGCCGCTCAAGGGGGATGCACTCAGTTGGCAAGTTGGTATTGCTTGGAATGACGCCATTTTGGATTTGGTACGCGATAATTTTATCAAAATGGCGATCAGTGAACGGTGCCCGCCCGTTAGCGGAACGGCGGCTCATTAA